The DNA segment GTTTTGTTCAGGAAACCTACTTCTGAGCCCAGGATTTGAGCGTAGAAACGTACGCATTTCTTCTGGATAACCAGCTAAGACAACCGCAAAGGTACCTGCATATTGACCGCTCGTCATTGCAGATACAAGTGTGTCTATAACCGTTTGACCATAATCATTTCCTGATGTATCTGCTCTTTTTAAACTATAGGCTTCGTCTATAAAAAGAACACCACCAGATGCACGTTCAATGGCTTTTAATGTCAGCTCTTCAGTTTGACCTACATAACCCGCGACTAATTGTGAGCGGTCTACCTCATATACACTTTCTTGCTTTAGTAAACCGAGTTCATAGTAAATACGAGCGAGTAGACGCGCAATGGTTGTTTTGCCTGTACCTGGGTTTCCGGTTAGAATCATATTCAAATTGATTCCTTCCTTCATTCGGTATCCTTCTATTTCACGCTTTTTCTGATAGGATAAAAATTGATAAAGCTTATGTACACGTTCTTTAATCTCAGACAGACCAATCATTTTTGAAAGTTTACGTAGGGCCGTATCCTCTTGTTCTTCACCTGTAATATTCTTTAATACGTCTTGCCACTGTTTTTGAATTGACTTTATTTCCTCAACGGCTTGTTTTAATTCTTTAAATTGCGAAGCAGAATAATACACTCCATCTAATGAATGAGCATACGCCTCGGTTGCTTTGGATATACGTAAAAAAGGCTCTTCAAACTGTTTAAATGTATCCCATAGCAAATCAATATGCTGATAATGTGAGCTATTTGCTTCTTCCTTTAATTCTGTTAATGAATGGATCTGCTCTTCTAATGGCTCTTTTGCACGAAAATACTGTTCAGCTAGTTGATAGTAACGCTTTGCTGATTCCTTTTTAGCTGTCCCATGATCTGTTTCACGTATAGCAGGAAATTCTAAAGGAATGGCCGCATGAACAAATTGATCAATAATCAATTCCGCTTGTAGAAATTGAGCCATATGACTAGATTGATCATAAGATTTTGCTTCTTTCACCCATGTGGCTAGTAAGGAATCCACCATATTCAGCCGCTTATATCTAGCAAGAGCTAACAGGATCAAACCATCCGCATAAGACGTTGGAGATTGTTCCTTTAATTCTTTCTCCCACTGAGTGAGATGACGCCAAAGTTTTGTTTCATCTACTTCATGTTTTCCTGATTTAATGTCTTCAACCCAGTCCTTTAATTCTTCTAGCGATTCAATGGATTGTTGCATCTGATCCTCTCCTCGAACGATAACTCGTGTGTCTACCTATCTATTCAAACTATATCAGAACTGTTTTTATTCCAAAAGAAAAAGGAGCTCCCCCGTGTGTTAAATGGAAAACATCCACCCCGAATAATGGGATGGATGTCGCATACCTAGCCTTTTGGAGGTATATAGTCAGGTTTTTGATTTGATTTTGTATTCATTTTCTTCCCGTTATTTGAACTTGACTCACGGGGCTGAGTACCTAAATGATCTGGGCGAAATTGTCTGCCTTCTTGATTTGGTTTGGTCATCTATCTGACACCTCCTATTGGTCTAACCATAGGATTTCCTAGACGTCTCCTTTTATCCAAAACAAAAATTAATCATCAGAGTCTTTTCGTCTATTTTTAAGAAGATCTTCAAGTGCATCTAAAATTTCATCTTTTGAGAGATTAGATGCTTCGTTTGATTTTTTCTTATCTTTATTTGGTGTCTGATTCAGATCCTCAGACTCGTTAGAAGATACGTAGTTAGTTAAATCCTCTTCCTTTTTTACTTCCGGTAATATAGGCGTCTCTTGTTCACTCTGAGTTAAGTGCTTAGGCTCAGGTACTTCATAATAGTCACCCTCAACCGTTGTTACATAATTCTGCCTGCGTCTTGTTTCTTTATCAAGCAAGCTATAGACAACTGGGATGACAAATAGCGTTAACAACGTTCCACTAATTAATCCTCCAATAATCGCAATCGCCATTGGTTGTTGGAATTCGGACCCTTCACCAATCGCAAGAGATAAAGGAACCATTCCAAGGATCGTCGTGGCAGATGTCATAACAATTGGCCTCGTACGAAGCTGAACAGATTCAATTAAAGCCTGGTACGTAGACATTCCCTTTTCCTTCATTTGGTTTACAAAGTCAAGCATGACAATACCGTTGTTTACAACAATACCAAGCAAAATAATCAATCCGATAAACGTTGTGATCCCGATTGCCGTTTGAGTGACCACTAGGGCAATGGATAACCCAATGACAACAAGCGGCACTGTAAACATAATGATAAATGGAAGCTTTAATGATTCAAACTGTGCAGCCATAATTAAATAGATAAAGATGGCAGCTAGGACAATCGCTAAAATCATACTATTGATTGAATCATCCAGTATTTCCTGTTCCCCGCCATACGTAAATGTTGTTGCTTCATCAAGTTCAATGTCATCTACGATCGTATCCACTGCAGAGCGGATGGCGCTAAGATTACTTGCTTCTGTATATGTGACAGTAAATTCAACTGCACCTTCTTGATTTAATCGTTGTATAGATGCAGGACTCATACCCTCTTCAATAGAAGCCACTTCATTTAGAGTAATGAATTCACCTTCAGCATTACGAATGGTAAGATTTTCGAGTTCCTCTGTGCTTTCTGTTGATTCAGGTGCTAGGCGAACCAGGACTTCAAGGAATTGATCTTGCTCTTCAATAACTGTGGCTATTTCTCCTCTTGTTGCTGTGTTTACCTGCTGTGCGATTTCAGATGGCGTTAATCCATTTGTACGAGCTGCTTCTTCATCAATCGTAAGAAGAATTTCAGGTACTTGTTCTTCAATACTTAGTTCAATATCACGAACCAATCGTTCATCATTTAATTCAGCTTGTAATTCATCAGCCTGTTCATAAAGTCTTTCTTGATTTGAATCGGTTAACGTAAACTGTAGCGTGTTTGCTTCTCCTCCAAATGCAGCAGAAGCTGTATATGCTCTAATTTCAGCATTGGAATCCGCACGCTCTATTTCACGTTCTATAGACTCTAAAAAGGCAGCCGTGCTTTGATTTCGATCATCTGGATCGACCATAGATACCGTAATCTCAGCCGTATAGCTTGAATTACTTCCGCCCATCATCTGATTGTCACCAGACCCGGCAGTACTTACATAATTATCAATCTCTCGATACCCATCTAAAATCTCTTCTATTGATTCAACCGTTTCTTGCGTTCGTTCTAAACTCGTACCAGGTTCTAACTCAATATCTACAAAAAACGTACCTTGGTCACTATCAGGGATAAGCTCCGTTCCAACCGTGGTTAAACCAAATATTCCTGCAACTAAAAGAATAAACGTGATAGCAAGCACTGTGAATCGATGTTTTAGCGACCAAATCGTTGACTGTCTCAACCCTTCCATCACTCTAGATGTTCGGCGCTTAGACTCTGTTTCTTCATTTGGTTTCTTAAGTAATCGGCTTGCAAGCATCGGTACAACCGTTAATGCGACAAGAAGAGAGGCTATTAAACTAAACGAAACCGTGTACGCTAGCTCTTTGAATAAATCACCTACAATTCCACTGATAAACACAATCGGTAAGAAAACAGAAACAGTTGTTAGCGTAGAGGCGATAATTGCTCCACTTACTTCTTTTGTACCGTCGAACGCTGCTTGCCTTGGTTCCTTTTTCATAGAAAGATGACGGTAAATGTTTTCAATAACAACGATCGCATTATCGACTAACATCCCGATCCCAAGCGCAAGACCGCCTAAGCTCATAATGTTAAGTCCGATATCAGCGAAAAACATGAATCCAAACGTAACGATAACCGAAAAAGGTATGGCGATTCCTACAATAAAAGGAGTTTTAAGGTTGCGCAAGAAGAATAACAAAACAACCATAGCCAATAATCCACCATAGATCATAGCACTCGTCACACTATTAATAGAGGCAGATATAAAATCTCCTTCATCATAGAGAATTGCTGCTTCAAGATCCTCATATTCTGAGTCAAGTAACAATTCTTCTAGCTGCTCATTCACAGCATTTGAAATCTGTACGGTGTTTGCTCCAGATTCTGGCATGATACTTAGTTGAATCGCTTCCTGTTGATTGGATCGTGTAAGCACTTCTTGATCTTCAAGTGCTACTCTAACCTCTGCAACGTCCGTTAATGTCAGTTCGTCACCTGTAGGGTTCACTCCAACAACTAGTTCTTCTAATTCTTCGACGTTTGAGAGCTCTTTTACAACTCTTGTTGTTAAACTCAAATCATCTCGTTTCACCGTTCCACCAGGAAGTGAAATATCACTGCCTTGAATAGCTGAGACGATCTCACCTTGACTCAATCCTGCTTCTTCTAATGATTCGGGATCAAGGTCCACTTGTATTTCTTCTGACAAGCTACCACTTTCTCCAACACTTGCTACACCTGGAATTCGAATAAGTTCATCTTCAAGATCAGATACCTTATCTTGAAAATCAACCAGATCCTGATTTGATGTAACAGCCATTTGAATTAAGGGCATCATGGATGGATCAAATTTTACAAAACTTGGTTCATTTGCGTCAGAGGGGAGATTCGCACCCCGTAAAGTATTAATAATATCAAGTTCTACATCTTCAATATTAGTTGACCAGTCAAACTCTAGAATAATCATGGAAGTGCCTTCCATGGAATTAGAGGTCATGTTTTTTAAACCTGAGGTTGTTGATAACTGTTGTTCGAGGGGGATTGTCACCGTATCTTCTATTTCGTTCGGGTTCACATCGCTGTAACTCGTAATAACGGCGGCTACAGGAGGGTTAATTTCCGGAAATAATTGAAGCGGCAACCTCGTTAATGCCACTATACCGATGATAATAAACAGGACCATTCCTACTAATGTAAAAATAGGCCTTCGGATCGAGAAATTGATCATATAAGCTTAGCCTCCATCTTCCATTTTTATGTATTCTCTATGTACCTAGTCCAACTATACATACATTCCCTTCTTTTTAAAACTAAAAACCCCTCTATACCATATGAATAAAGATAAACAAAAAAAGAACAGTCCGATAACCAGACTGTTCTTACATTCAATTTAATTAAGCTAGCTTACTGCGAAGTACCATCGGAAGAATACCACCATGACGATAGTAGTCTACGTCAACTTCACTATCAAAACGAACAAGTGCTTCAAACGTTGTTACAGCACCATCTTCAGCAGTAGCTGTTACAGTTACATGCTCACGTGGCTTCACATCGTTTGTAATATCAACACTAATTGCTTCTCTTCCAGTTAACCCTAGAGATTCAGCGTTGT comes from the Alkalihalobacillus sp. FSL W8-0930 genome and includes:
- a CDS encoding efflux RND transporter permease subunit yields the protein MINFSIRRPIFTLVGMVLFIIIGIVALTRLPLQLFPEINPPVAAVITSYSDVNPNEIEDTVTIPLEQQLSTTSGLKNMTSNSMEGTSMIILEFDWSTNIEDVELDIINTLRGANLPSDANEPSFVKFDPSMMPLIQMAVTSNQDLVDFQDKVSDLEDELIRIPGVASVGESGSLSEEIQVDLDPESLEEAGLSQGEIVSAIQGSDISLPGGTVKRDDLSLTTRVVKELSNVEELEELVVGVNPTGDELTLTDVAEVRVALEDQEVLTRSNQQEAIQLSIMPESGANTVQISNAVNEQLEELLLDSEYEDLEAAILYDEGDFISASINSVTSAMIYGGLLAMVVLLFFLRNLKTPFIVGIAIPFSVIVTFGFMFFADIGLNIMSLGGLALGIGMLVDNAIVVIENIYRHLSMKKEPRQAAFDGTKEVSGAIIASTLTTVSVFLPIVFISGIVGDLFKELAYTVSFSLIASLLVALTVVPMLASRLLKKPNEETESKRRTSRVMEGLRQSTIWSLKHRFTVLAITFILLVAGIFGLTTVGTELIPDSDQGTFFVDIELEPGTSLERTQETVESIEEILDGYREIDNYVSTAGSGDNQMMGGSNSSYTAEITVSMVDPDDRNQSTAAFLESIEREIERADSNAEIRAYTASAAFGGEANTLQFTLTDSNQERLYEQADELQAELNDERLVRDIELSIEEQVPEILLTIDEEAARTNGLTPSEIAQQVNTATRGEIATVIEEQDQFLEVLVRLAPESTESTEELENLTIRNAEGEFITLNEVASIEEGMSPASIQRLNQEGAVEFTVTYTEASNLSAIRSAVDTIVDDIELDEATTFTYGGEQEILDDSINSMILAIVLAAIFIYLIMAAQFESLKLPFIIMFTVPLVVIGLSIALVVTQTAIGITTFIGLIILLGIVVNNGIVMLDFVNQMKEKGMSTYQALIESVQLRTRPIVMTSATTILGMVPLSLAIGEGSEFQQPMAIAIIGGLISGTLLTLFVIPVVYSLLDKETRRRQNYVTTVEGDYYEVPEPKHLTQSEQETPILPEVKKEEDLTNYVSSNESEDLNQTPNKDKKKSNEASNLSKDEILDALEDLLKNRRKDSDD
- a CDS encoding AAA family ATPase; translation: MQQSIESLEELKDWVEDIKSGKHEVDETKLWRHLTQWEKELKEQSPTSYADGLILLALARYKRLNMVDSLLATWVKEAKSYDQSSHMAQFLQAELIIDQFVHAAIPLEFPAIRETDHGTAKKESAKRYYQLAEQYFRAKEPLEEQIHSLTELKEEANSSHYQHIDLLWDTFKQFEEPFLRISKATEAYAHSLDGVYYSASQFKELKQAVEEIKSIQKQWQDVLKNITGEEQEDTALRKLSKMIGLSEIKERVHKLYQFLSYQKKREIEGYRMKEGINLNMILTGNPGTGKTTIARLLARIYYELGLLKQESVYEVDRSQLVAGYVGQTEELTLKAIERASGGVLFIDEAYSLKRADTSGNDYGQTVIDTLVSAMTSGQYAGTFAVVLAGYPEEMRTFLRSNPGLRSRFPEQNHLHLRDYTSSELLDIAERMAIDNDFILTESALVSLKEQIEEAKVDATFGNARTVQNLVYKAIFEKGATVEEQGTAPDFTQLKAEHFKKQKNEDGLSALNQLDQLIGMKNVKNEIKQLTAYAEVQQVRRERGLYSMPVQLHTTFSGSPGTGKTTVAAIYSRALKELGLLKRGHLLQVGRADLVSGYAGQTALKTKEVIKDALGGVLFIDEAYSLIQGSSTDYGQEAITALVEAMTVHDENLVVILSGYEKEIDRLLSANPGLRSRFRKHIAFENYSKEELVEMIINQAITVGYEFVPDAKEALRDVIPDEGHPANGRYVDQLFEQIVQQQALRLSDHKNLDIETLQTIISEDVRRSV
- a CDS encoding acid-soluble spore protein N; this encodes MTKPNQEGRQFRPDHLGTQPRESSSNNGKKMNTKSNQKPDYIPPKG